A genome region from Triticum aestivum cultivar Chinese Spring chromosome 2B, IWGSC CS RefSeq v2.1, whole genome shotgun sequence includes the following:
- the LOC123044035 gene encoding thymidylate kinase isoform X2: MANGGGKGGRGALIVLEGLDRSGKSSQCARLLSFLQGKGCATEGWRFPDRDTSVGKMISTYLANESQLDDRTIHLLFSANRWEKRSLMESKLLGGTTLVVDRYSYSGVAFSAAKGLDIGWCKAPEVGLLAPDLVIYLDVQPEKAAERGGYGGERYERVEFQKRVAEHYHSLRDSTWKVIDGSLPMETVEEQLRELAMNCISECQDKQLTNLPW; encoded by the exons ATGGCGAATGGCGGCGGAAagggcggccgcggcgcgctcatAGTCCTGGAAGGGCTGGACAGGAGCGGCAAATCGTCGCAGTGCGCCCGGCTGCTGTCCTTTCTGCAAGGGAAAGGCTGCGCAACCGAAGGGTGGCGCTTCCCGGACAGAGACACCAGCGTCGGGAAGATGATCTCCACCTACCTCGCCAACGAGTCGCAGCTCGATGATCGGACCATCCATTTGCTCTTCAGCGCGAATCGCTGGGAGAAAAG AAGTTTGATGGAGAGCAAGCTACTTGGTGGAACTACACTCGTCGTTGACCGCTACTCTTATTCTGGAGTGGCGTTTTCAGCTGCTAAAGGACTTGACATTGGGTGGTGCAAG GCCCCTGAGGTTGGACTGCTAGCTCCAGATCTTGTAATATATCTTGATGTACAACCAGAG AAAGCGGCCGAAAGAGGAGGCTATGGGGGTGAAAGATACGAAAGAGTTGAGTTCCAAAAGAGAGTTGCTGAGCATTACCATTCACTCCGTGATTCGACATGGAAG GTCATCGATGGTTCCCTTCCCATGGAGACCGTGGAAGAACAGCTAAGAGAACTAGCCATGAATTGCATTTCAGAATGCCAAGACAAGCAACTTACCAATCTTCCCTGGTAG